A window of the Sphaerobacter thermophilus DSM 20745 genome harbors these coding sequences:
- the tsaE gene encoding tRNA (adenosine(37)-N6)-threonylcarbamoyltransferase complex ATPase subunit type 1 TsaE: MVTQRPALDVISHSPDQTRWLGSRLGRLVRPGDVILLTGIIGSGKTTLVQGIARGLGVTGYVQSPTFTLVHEHPGRTADGRPVTLYHLDLYRLEGNEELVTFGYEDYFADPAGITVVEWPERLSAELPEEYLLVNLEYIADAKRRLALYPRGERYEALVEAFRVEVFGARRGPAASGY, encoded by the coding sequence ATGGTGACCCAGCGCCCGGCGCTCGACGTGATCAGCCACAGCCCGGATCAGACGCGGTGGCTCGGCTCTCGGCTCGGCCGGCTCGTCCGGCCAGGGGACGTGATCCTGCTCACCGGCATCATCGGTTCGGGCAAGACGACGCTGGTGCAGGGTATTGCGCGGGGATTGGGCGTGACCGGCTACGTGCAGAGCCCGACCTTCACCCTGGTCCACGAGCATCCCGGGCGGACTGCCGACGGGCGGCCGGTGACGCTCTACCACCTCGACCTCTACCGCCTGGAGGGTAACGAGGAGCTGGTCACGTTCGGCTACGAGGACTACTTTGCCGACCCGGCGGGGATTACGGTGGTTGAGTGGCCGGAGCGGCTCAGCGCCGAGCTGCCCGAGGAGTACCTGCTCGTTAACCTCGAATACATTGCCGATGCGAAGCGCCGGCTCGCCCTTTACCCACGGGGCGAGCGCTACGAGGCGCTGGTGGAGGCCTTTCGCGTGGAGGTGTTTGGTGCCCGCCGAGGACCGGCTGCTTCTGGCTATTGA
- the hisA gene encoding 1-(5-phosphoribosyl)-5-[(5-phosphoribosylamino)methylideneamino]imidazole-4-carboxamide isomerase, producing MLIIPAIDLRGGRCVRLVQGDFARETAYDDDPVRVARRWADLGARWIHVVDLDGARAGKPMQLDLVRAIAEVGVPVELGGGLRSLADLDAAFTAGVSRAVLGTAAVERPSLMGEAVAQFGPERVVLGVDARGGRVAVRGWAETSDLAAEDVIAQARDAGVPRVIYTDIERDGTLTAPNFAAIAAIARVGLPVIASGGVARRDHLERLAAIAGVEAAIVGQALYTGALTIGSAEDWWVEPATSLPGMGEDHERAH from the coding sequence ATGCTGATTATTCCCGCGATCGACCTGCGCGGCGGGCGATGCGTACGCTTAGTGCAGGGGGACTTCGCTCGCGAGACCGCGTACGACGACGACCCGGTGCGGGTGGCGCGGCGATGGGCGGACCTGGGTGCGCGCTGGATCCATGTGGTGGACCTCGACGGCGCGCGCGCCGGCAAGCCGATGCAGCTCGATCTGGTGCGTGCGATCGCGGAGGTCGGGGTACCGGTCGAGCTGGGCGGCGGGCTGCGCAGTCTGGCCGACCTGGATGCGGCGTTCACTGCCGGAGTCAGCCGCGCGGTGCTGGGTACTGCTGCGGTCGAACGCCCCTCGCTGATGGGAGAAGCGGTCGCGCAGTTCGGGCCGGAGCGCGTGGTGCTCGGGGTGGACGCGCGTGGTGGCCGGGTCGCGGTGCGCGGGTGGGCGGAGACGTCCGATCTGGCTGCCGAGGATGTGATCGCCCAGGCACGGGATGCGGGGGTCCCGCGGGTGATCTACACGGACATCGAGCGAGACGGCACGCTGACCGCGCCAAACTTCGCGGCGATCGCCGCGATCGCGCGTGTCGGTCTGCCGGTCATCGCCTCGGGCGGGGTGGCCCGCCGAGACCATCTGGAGCGTCTGGCCGCCATCGCGGGGGTGGAGGCCGCTATCGTCGGGCAGGCACTGTACACCGGGGCGTTGACGATCGGAAGTGCCGAAGACTGGTGGGTGGAGCCTGCCACGTCGTTGCCGGGTATGGGGGAGGACCATGAGCGCGCGCACTGA
- a CDS encoding C40 family peptidase, whose product MGVRKRRHLLGGVALAAAVAVTGVSPVAADTNLVIGGQAIVANTEGVGVNLRGAVGYDAPILFTVSEATTINVIGGPNTAPDGSVWYNVEVNGTLGWIVSDYLTLPPLAAGQVAIVSGTDGHGLRLREAPSLSAATLTVMPEGAEVSVAGPEQTDDQGMTWAHVSYGGLTGYAARSYLSVGGTGGAVQAVPVSNPAPEAAPSGIVVGGNAEVVNTGGAGLNLRHDVGYGAGIATVAAEGEVVHVIDGPRYDAAGDPWWGVDYKGIRGWMMGAYLAPTDREPTLAPAPALAGSNEQPAASAPASDIGAAIVAEAMKYLGYPYVWGGTTPAGFDCSGFTYYVVNKVLGGGFPRAMESQVVSGTYVDPNDLRPGDIVFQQNTYQWGLSHTGIYIGDGKFIHAADASTGVIISNLWDSYWGSRYYTARRIG is encoded by the coding sequence TTGGGCGTTCGAAAGAGACGCCACCTGCTCGGTGGTGTCGCTCTCGCTGCGGCGGTGGCTGTGACGGGGGTTTCGCCAGTCGCCGCGGATACCAACCTCGTAATCGGTGGACAGGCAATCGTAGCGAATACAGAGGGTGTCGGCGTCAACCTGCGAGGCGCCGTCGGGTACGATGCCCCAATCCTGTTCACTGTCTCCGAAGCAACGACAATCAATGTTATCGGGGGGCCGAACACCGCGCCGGATGGTTCCGTCTGGTACAACGTGGAGGTCAACGGCACCCTGGGCTGGATTGTCAGCGATTACCTGACGCTGCCGCCGCTTGCGGCCGGGCAGGTTGCCATCGTGTCCGGGACTGACGGACACGGGCTCCGGCTGCGCGAGGCCCCGAGCCTGAGCGCGGCCACGCTCACCGTGATGCCCGAAGGTGCTGAGGTGAGTGTGGCGGGTCCAGAACAGACCGACGATCAGGGCATGACCTGGGCCCACGTGAGCTACGGCGGCCTCACGGGGTACGCTGCCCGGAGTTACCTGTCGGTGGGCGGCACTGGCGGTGCCGTCCAGGCGGTGCCGGTGTCGAACCCGGCTCCCGAGGCTGCCCCGTCGGGGATCGTGGTCGGTGGGAACGCCGAAGTCGTGAACACCGGTGGTGCCGGCCTGAACCTGCGGCACGACGTGGGCTACGGTGCGGGCATCGCGACGGTGGCCGCCGAGGGTGAGGTGGTCCACGTCATCGACGGACCGCGCTACGACGCCGCGGGTGACCCCTGGTGGGGCGTCGACTATAAGGGCATTCGCGGCTGGATGATGGGCGCGTACCTCGCGCCGACCGACCGGGAGCCGACCCTGGCTCCAGCTCCCGCGTTGGCTGGCAGCAATGAGCAGCCGGCGGCATCGGCACCGGCCAGCGACATCGGCGCGGCCATCGTTGCCGAGGCGATGAAGTACCTGGGCTACCCCTACGTCTGGGGCGGGACGACGCCGGCTGGCTTCGACTGCTCCGGATTCACCTACTACGTCGTCAATAAGGTTCTGGGAGGCGGTTTCCCGCGGGCCATGGAGAGCCAGGTGGTCTCGGGCACCTACGTGGACCCGAACGATCTGCGACCGGGAGACATCGTCTTCCAGCAGAACACCTACCAGTGGGGGCTGTCGCACACCGGGATCTACATCGGCGATGGGAAGTTCATCCACGCGGCCGATGCCAGCACCGGCGTGATCATCAGCAATCTGTGGGACTCCTACTGGGGCTCCCGCTACTACACGGCACGCCGCATCGGCTAG
- the tsaD gene encoding tRNA (adenosine(37)-N6)-threonylcarbamoyltransferase complex transferase subunit TsaD, with the protein MATSTGRIILGIETSCDETSAAVVRDGREVLSNVIHSQIDLHQRYGGVVPELASRRHITTIIPAIDLALEQAGVTRDDIDAIAVTEGPGLAGSLLVGVNVAKTLALTWGLPLVPVNHLEGHIYANWLSLPGEEPVPPPEFPLVCLVVSGGHTELVFMRGHGEYELLGRTIDDAAGEAFDKGARILGLGYPGGPAIQRAAEKGRLGRFTFPRAWLGDSYDFSFSGLKTALLREVEKYRRPGPRKRRQKGDQPFLTHEPPEYAPNMPVNDLAADYQDAIVDVLAEKTIRAARETGAATVLLAGGVAANTLLRRRLTGALDIPVRYPPPILCTDNAAMIAGAAYYVQRRGVKAGLDLDAHPQLPLVTATAFPDD; encoded by the coding sequence ATGGCGACGAGCACGGGCAGAATCATTCTGGGCATTGAGACGTCCTGCGACGAGACATCCGCCGCCGTCGTCCGTGACGGGCGAGAGGTCCTCTCCAATGTCATCCACTCGCAGATCGACCTGCACCAGCGCTACGGCGGGGTCGTGCCGGAGTTGGCATCACGCCGTCACATCACGACTATCATCCCAGCCATCGACCTGGCGCTGGAGCAGGCGGGGGTGACGCGGGACGACATCGACGCCATCGCGGTGACCGAAGGGCCGGGTCTGGCGGGGTCGCTCCTGGTTGGGGTCAACGTGGCGAAGACGCTGGCGCTGACGTGGGGCCTGCCGCTGGTGCCGGTCAACCACCTGGAGGGTCACATCTACGCTAACTGGCTGTCGCTGCCGGGCGAGGAGCCGGTGCCACCGCCTGAATTTCCGCTCGTGTGCCTGGTCGTCTCCGGAGGGCACACGGAGCTCGTCTTCATGCGTGGGCATGGCGAGTACGAGTTGCTGGGTCGTACGATCGACGACGCGGCCGGGGAGGCATTCGACAAGGGTGCGCGTATTCTGGGATTGGGCTATCCGGGTGGCCCGGCGATCCAGCGGGCGGCTGAGAAAGGGCGGCTCGGGCGCTTCACCTTCCCGCGGGCATGGCTCGGCGACAGTTACGACTTTAGTTTCAGCGGCCTGAAGACCGCGCTCCTGCGGGAGGTGGAAAAGTACCGGCGACCCGGCCCGCGGAAGCGCCGGCAGAAGGGGGACCAGCCGTTCCTCACCCACGAGCCGCCGGAGTATGCGCCGAACATGCCGGTCAACGACCTGGCTGCCGACTATCAGGACGCGATCGTTGACGTCCTGGCCGAAAAGACAATCCGCGCCGCCCGCGAGACGGGTGCGGCGACGGTGTTGCTCGCCGGCGGGGTGGCGGCGAACACTCTGCTGCGGCGCCGGCTCACCGGGGCGCTCGACATTCCGGTCCGCTATCCTCCTCCGATCCTCTGCACCGACAACGCGGCGATGATCGCCGGCGCGGCCTACTATGTGCAGCGGCGTGGGGTGAAGGCAGGGTTGGACCTCGATGCCCACCCGCAGTTGCCGCTGGTCACGGCGACCGCATTCCCGGATGACTGA
- a CDS encoding cyclic-di-AMP receptor: MKLIVAVVQDEDADNLVDELVASQYRVTRISSTGSLLRTGNTSLLIGVEDSEVPRVLGIISQVCRRRTQVAVPYTPALEPGLLFLSDSFEVEVGGAVVFVLDVERFERL; the protein is encoded by the coding sequence ATGAAGCTCATCGTGGCGGTCGTCCAGGACGAAGACGCCGACAACCTCGTCGACGAACTGGTGGCGTCCCAGTACCGCGTGACTCGCATCAGCAGCACCGGCAGCCTGTTGCGCACTGGAAACACGAGCCTGCTGATCGGCGTTGAGGACTCCGAGGTGCCGCGGGTGCTGGGGATTATCAGCCAGGTCTGCCGCCGCCGCACGCAGGTCGCTGTGCCGTACACCCCTGCGCTAGAACCCGGCCTCCTCTTCCTCAGCGACAGCTTCGAGGTGGAGGTCGGCGGCGCAGTCGTTTTCGTCTTGGATGTGGAGCGGTTCGAGCGACTCTGA
- a CDS encoding Lrp/AsnC ligand binding domain-containing protein — protein MTKAYVLITTEIGKGDDVYEALSRIEGVSAVNIVAGTYDVVAVLEAADAREIGRLVMGPIQKIDGVMSTVTLMAIR, from the coding sequence GTGACCAAGGCGTATGTCCTCATCACCACCGAGATCGGCAAAGGCGACGACGTCTATGAAGCCCTGTCGCGCATCGAGGGAGTATCCGCCGTCAACATCGTGGCTGGAACCTACGATGTGGTCGCCGTTCTGGAGGCGGCGGACGCGCGGGAGATCGGACGCCTTGTCATGGGCCCGATCCAGAAGATCGATGGGGTGATGAGCACGGTCACGCTCATGGCTATCCGCTAG
- the rimI gene encoding ribosomal protein S18-alanine N-acetyltransferase: MNNETTAGPRRYYVQPMRVEDVPEVSRVERRCFTNPWPESAYRRELRNPANNHYIVLRWHRGERVEGAGAPEPRGRLALLPLIQRSEPQVTDPIVGFAGMWVLYDEAHITTIGVDPDHRGRGLGELLLVSLFDEAIRRSAEWVTLEVRVSNQTAQALYEKYGFTRQGLRRRYYSDNGEDAYIMWSPSLRDKASRQRYDELRERLFARLAAEGIVTGQHGDEHGQNHSGH, from the coding sequence GTGAACAACGAGACGACCGCAGGGCCTCGCCGGTACTACGTGCAGCCGATGCGCGTCGAAGACGTGCCCGAGGTGTCCCGCGTTGAGCGGCGCTGCTTCACCAACCCGTGGCCGGAATCGGCTTACCGGCGCGAGCTTCGCAACCCTGCCAACAACCACTACATCGTCCTGCGCTGGCACCGCGGTGAGCGCGTCGAAGGGGCCGGAGCGCCCGAGCCGCGGGGCCGCCTGGCACTGCTGCCGCTGATCCAGCGGTCGGAGCCGCAGGTGACCGACCCAATCGTCGGATTCGCCGGGATGTGGGTGCTCTACGATGAGGCACACATCACGACGATCGGGGTGGATCCCGACCATCGGGGTCGTGGGCTCGGTGAGTTGTTGCTTGTCAGCCTGTTCGACGAGGCGATCCGGCGGAGTGCCGAGTGGGTGACGCTTGAGGTGCGGGTATCGAACCAGACGGCGCAGGCGCTGTATGAGAAGTACGGGTTCACGCGCCAGGGGCTGCGGCGACGCTACTACAGCGACAACGGCGAGGACGCCTACATCATGTGGTCGCCGTCGCTGCGCGACAAGGCGTCCCGGCAGCGCTACGACGAACTCCGCGAGCGGTTGTTCGCGCGCCTCGCGGCAGAAGGGATCGTGACGGGTCAGCATGGCGACGAGCACGGGCAGAATCATTCTGGGCATTGA
- the hisH gene encoding imidazole glycerol phosphate synthase subunit HisH — MIAVVDYGAGNVASVINALSRVGADACVTRDPDVIRTAAGVIVPGVGAAADVMSHLTGHGLVDVLRETIAAGTPYLGICMGMQVLFSVSYEDGEHPCLGVIPGAVRRLPGGQPLPHVGWNQVCQVGSSPLFHGIPDGADFYFVHSYYVDPAVEGWTAATTDYGLRFTSAIARDNVMGTQFHPEKSGRWGLKLLQNFTRMAGAGR; from the coding sequence ATGATCGCGGTCGTCGACTACGGCGCTGGCAATGTCGCCAGCGTCATCAACGCACTGAGCCGGGTCGGCGCGGATGCATGCGTCACGCGCGACCCGGACGTTATCAGGACCGCCGCGGGGGTCATCGTACCCGGCGTGGGCGCTGCCGCGGACGTGATGTCCCACCTGACCGGCCACGGGCTGGTCGACGTGCTACGGGAGACAATCGCGGCGGGCACCCCGTACCTCGGCATCTGCATGGGGATGCAGGTGCTCTTCAGCGTGAGCTATGAGGACGGGGAGCATCCATGCCTGGGCGTGATCCCGGGCGCGGTGCGACGCCTTCCCGGTGGTCAACCGCTCCCACACGTGGGCTGGAACCAGGTGTGCCAAGTCGGATCGAGCCCGCTCTTCCACGGTATCCCGGACGGCGCCGACTTCTACTTCGTCCACTCCTACTACGTCGACCCGGCGGTGGAGGGCTGGACAGCGGCGACAACGGACTACGGCTTGCGCTTCACCAGCGCGATCGCGCGCGATAACGTGATGGGGACTCAGTTCCATCCCGAGAAGAGCGGCCGGTGGGGGCTGAAACTGCTCCAGAACTTCACGCGGATGGCCGGCGCCGGTCGATGA
- a CDS encoding histone deacetylase family protein, with the protein MDIPTALILSDRFRLHDTGAHPENAQRLVAIERHLHECGLMNERAVLDPEPATPEDIALVHDPEYIRFIEHIAHAGGAYLDSDTYVSPLTYETAMLAAGAAIQAVDYVLDGAAPRVFVFPRPPGHHALRRQGMGFCIFNNIAVAARHALERRGLRRVAIIDWDVHHGNGTQEAFYDTDEVLFFSVHQWPLFPGTGHRDEEGVAYGQSYTVNLPLPPGSDDADYARVFDDVIGPRLIEYAPDLILVSAGFDAHRDDPLALMEVTERGFYGIARRVREWADQLSEGRLVLLLEGGYNQRALVRSVEATIRALDALPAPEECAE; encoded by the coding sequence ATGGACATCCCGACCGCGCTGATCCTTTCGGATCGATTTCGCCTCCACGACACCGGGGCACATCCGGAAAATGCCCAGCGCCTGGTGGCGATTGAGCGTCACCTGCACGAGTGCGGGCTGATGAACGAGCGGGCCGTGCTCGATCCGGAGCCGGCTACCCCCGAGGACATTGCGCTGGTGCATGACCCGGAGTACATCCGGTTCATCGAGCACATCGCCCATGCTGGAGGAGCCTACCTCGACAGCGATACCTATGTCTCCCCGCTGACCTACGAGACGGCGATGCTCGCGGCTGGCGCCGCGATCCAGGCTGTGGACTATGTCCTCGACGGTGCGGCTCCGCGGGTATTCGTCTTTCCCCGGCCGCCCGGGCACCACGCCTTGCGCCGGCAGGGCATGGGCTTCTGCATCTTCAACAACATCGCGGTTGCGGCGCGCCATGCGCTCGAGCGCCGTGGTCTCCGCCGGGTGGCGATCATCGACTGGGACGTCCACCACGGGAACGGAACGCAGGAGGCCTTCTACGACACCGACGAGGTCCTCTTCTTCTCGGTGCACCAGTGGCCCCTCTTTCCGGGCACCGGGCATCGGGACGAGGAGGGAGTCGCGTACGGCCAGAGCTACACCGTCAACCTCCCTCTGCCTCCCGGCTCGGACGATGCCGACTACGCTCGCGTCTTCGACGACGTTATCGGACCGCGCCTTATCGAGTACGCACCCGACCTGATCCTGGTCTCGGCAGGGTTTGACGCGCACCGGGACGACCCGCTTGCCCTCATGGAGGTGACTGAGCGTGGCTTCTACGGGATTGCGCGCCGGGTACGCGAGTGGGCGGACCAACTGAGCGAGGGGCGTTTGGTCCTGCTGCTTGAGGGCGGTTACAATCAACGCGCGCTGGTCCGGAGCGTGGAAGCGACGATCCGGGCGCTGGACGCGCTCCCGGCGCCGGAAGAGTGTGCAGAATGA
- a CDS encoding inositol monophosphatase family protein, whose translation MTTETLEAARAVATDAALQAGALLRRMAGQVNDVRHKGPVDLVTEADRASERLILEAIRARFPEHAILSEESGALSGADDAPRWLIDPLDGTTNYAHGYPLYAVSIAFEVAAEVVLGVVYVPTLDELYVAERGRGAWLNGQPLRVSRTDTLLASLLATGFLYDVDTRGRNLPHWENFIHATQGVRRSGSAAIDLCHVAAGRLDGYWEEGLASWDSAAGSLMVTEAGGTVTGYDGEPFRLDGPNCVASNGVIHAAMLRVLAQGMAALPD comes from the coding sequence GTGACAACGGAGACGTTGGAGGCGGCCCGGGCGGTAGCGACCGACGCGGCGCTCCAGGCCGGGGCGCTGCTACGGCGGATGGCCGGGCAGGTCAACGACGTGCGGCACAAGGGCCCGGTCGATCTCGTCACGGAAGCCGATCGGGCGAGCGAGCGACTGATTCTGGAGGCCATTCGCGCCCGCTTTCCCGAACACGCGATCCTTTCCGAGGAGAGCGGTGCCCTCAGCGGTGCCGACGACGCGCCCCGCTGGCTGATCGACCCGCTCGACGGCACCACGAATTACGCGCACGGGTACCCGCTCTACGCCGTGTCGATTGCCTTCGAAGTCGCGGCCGAAGTGGTCCTCGGTGTCGTCTACGTCCCGACGCTCGACGAGTTGTATGTCGCGGAGCGCGGGCGGGGCGCCTGGCTCAACGGCCAGCCGCTGCGCGTCTCCCGGACGGACACCCTGCTCGCGTCGCTCCTTGCCACGGGATTCCTGTATGATGTGGATACGCGCGGACGGAATCTTCCGCACTGGGAGAACTTCATCCACGCGACGCAGGGGGTGCGGCGCAGCGGTTCCGCCGCGATCGACCTATGCCACGTCGCGGCGGGGCGCCTGGACGGCTACTGGGAAGAGGGGCTGGCGTCCTGGGACTCGGCAGCCGGCTCGCTGATGGTCACTGAGGCGGGCGGCACGGTTACGGGCTACGACGGGGAGCCGTTCCGTCTGGACGGGCCCAACTGCGTTGCATCGAACGGAGTCATTCACGCGGCGATGCTGCGGGTGTTGGCGCAGGGTATGGCGGCGCTGCCGGATTGA
- the recA gene encoding recombinase RecA yields MSERDRAIELAMAQIERQFGKGSIMRMGEAESRLQIEAIPTGSIALDLALGVGGIPRGRITEIYGPESSGKTTLAQHIIAEAQKLGGVAAYIDAEHAFDPVYAERCGIKLDDLLISQPDTGEQALEICETLVRSGALDVIVIDSVAALVPRAEIDGDMGDAHVGLQARLMSQALRKLTGAISRSRTAVIFINQLRMKIGVMFGNPETTTGGNALKFYSSVRLDIRRIETIKQGQESIGIRARVRVVKNKVAPPFRQAEFDIMYNEGISAIGSIIDVGTDLGIIRKSGAWFYLGEERLGQGRENVKEFLKANPDILRDIEQQIRAASPELRSRINYDGTSAEAEELAEDEVLS; encoded by the coding sequence ATGTCCGAACGAGACCGAGCGATCGAACTCGCCATGGCGCAGATCGAGCGCCAGTTCGGCAAGGGGTCGATCATGCGCATGGGCGAGGCAGAATCGCGTCTCCAGATTGAGGCGATCCCGACCGGTTCGATCGCCCTCGACCTCGCGCTGGGGGTCGGCGGCATCCCGCGCGGCCGGATCACGGAAATCTACGGCCCGGAGTCGAGCGGTAAGACGACGCTGGCCCAGCACATCATCGCCGAAGCGCAGAAGCTGGGGGGTGTCGCCGCGTACATCGACGCCGAGCACGCCTTCGACCCGGTCTATGCCGAACGCTGCGGCATCAAGCTCGACGACCTCCTGATTTCCCAACCCGACACCGGCGAGCAGGCGCTGGAGATTTGCGAAACGCTAGTGCGCAGCGGCGCCCTCGACGTGATCGTCATCGACTCGGTCGCGGCCCTGGTCCCGCGGGCGGAGATTGACGGCGACATGGGTGACGCCCACGTCGGCCTACAGGCGCGGCTCATGAGCCAGGCACTCCGCAAGCTCACCGGCGCCATCAGCCGGTCGCGCACCGCGGTCATCTTCATCAACCAGCTCCGGATGAAGATCGGCGTGATGTTCGGCAACCCGGAGACGACGACCGGCGGTAACGCGCTGAAGTTCTATTCGTCGGTCCGGCTCGACATCCGCCGGATCGAGACGATCAAGCAGGGCCAGGAGAGCATCGGCATCCGGGCGCGGGTCCGCGTCGTCAAGAACAAGGTGGCGCCCCCGTTCCGCCAGGCCGAGTTCGACATCATGTACAACGAGGGCATCTCGGCCATCGGCAGCATCATCGACGTCGGGACCGACCTCGGTATCATCCGGAAGTCGGGCGCCTGGTTCTACCTGGGCGAGGAGCGGCTCGGCCAGGGCCGGGAGAACGTCAAGGAATTCCTCAAGGCGAATCCGGACATCCTGCGGGATATCGAGCAGCAGATCCGGGCTGCCTCGCCCGAACTGCGCTCGCGCATTAACTACGACGGCACGTCCGCCGAGGCCGAGGAGCTGGCCGAGGACGAAGTTCTCTCCTAG
- the hisF gene encoding imidazole glycerol phosphate synthase subunit HisF — translation MLTRRIIPCLDVKAGRVVKGVQFQGLRDAGDPVELARRYDEAGADELVFLDITASSEDRDTIVDVVRETARQVFIPLTVGGGVRSADDMQRLLRAGADKVSVNSAAVANPELIATCARRFGCQCVVLAIDARRRPEGGWEVYTRGGQVPTGLDAVEWARRGVELGAGEILLTSMDADGTQDGYDLELTRAVAEATGVPVIASGGAGTLEHLYQALTEGKAQAVLAASIFHYGTYTIAEAKAYLAARGVPVRQGQ, via the coding sequence ATGCTCACGCGGCGCATTATTCCCTGCCTCGATGTGAAGGCGGGGCGGGTGGTCAAGGGCGTCCAGTTCCAGGGGTTGCGCGACGCGGGCGACCCGGTCGAGCTGGCACGGCGCTACGACGAGGCCGGTGCGGACGAACTGGTCTTCCTCGACATAACGGCCAGTAGCGAGGACCGCGACACCATCGTGGACGTGGTGCGGGAGACGGCGCGCCAGGTCTTCATCCCGCTCACCGTCGGGGGGGGGGTGCGCAGCGCGGACGACATGCAGCGGCTGCTGCGGGCGGGCGCCGACAAGGTCAGCGTGAACAGCGCGGCTGTGGCGAACCCCGAGTTGATCGCGACGTGCGCCCGGCGCTTCGGCTGCCAGTGCGTCGTGCTGGCCATCGATGCCCGGCGGCGGCCGGAAGGTGGCTGGGAGGTCTACACCCGAGGTGGTCAGGTGCCAACCGGCCTCGACGCCGTGGAGTGGGCGCGCCGCGGCGTGGAACTGGGAGCAGGGGAGATCCTGCTGACCAGCATGGATGCAGACGGCACCCAGGACGGGTATGACCTGGAGTTGACCCGCGCGGTGGCCGAAGCGACCGGCGTGCCGGTGATTGCCTCGGGGGGTGCCGGTACCCTCGAACACCTCTATCAGGCATTGACCGAGGGGAAGGCGCAGGCAGTCCTGGCCGCGTCGATCTTTCATTACGGAACGTACACAATCGCAGAGGCGAAAGCCTATTTGGCTGCCCGTGGCGTGCCGGTGCGGCAAGGGCAGTGA
- the tsaB gene encoding tRNA (adenosine(37)-N6)-threonylcarbamoyltransferase complex dimerization subunit type 1 TsaB, whose product MPAEDRLLLAIDTSTEVAGLALYDGATVSELTWYAGRNQTASLLTQIRHLLDINGRDLTEVGAVAVAIGPGTFNGLRVGMSVAKGLCYGLGLPLIGIGTLDTIAYPHVRSRHPIRAVVPAGRGRVVYADYRYRNGRWVRLSDLRNERMDQLADELVEKTIIAGELPADLAAKLEESPLVIVPPPALRVRRPAYLAEVAHRRWLEGDTDPLETLEPVYVHGSASTAAAPEPRASTG is encoded by the coding sequence GTGCCCGCCGAGGACCGGCTGCTTCTGGCTATTGACACGTCGACCGAGGTCGCGGGGCTGGCGCTCTACGACGGCGCGACGGTCAGCGAGCTGACCTGGTATGCCGGGCGGAACCAAACCGCGTCCCTCCTCACCCAGATCCGGCACCTGCTCGACATTAACGGGCGTGACCTGACGGAGGTCGGCGCCGTCGCCGTGGCGATCGGGCCGGGCACGTTCAACGGCCTGCGCGTGGGGATGAGCGTGGCCAAGGGGCTGTGCTACGGCCTCGGGTTGCCGCTCATCGGGATCGGCACGCTGGATACGATCGCCTACCCGCACGTGCGGTCGCGCCACCCGATCCGCGCGGTCGTCCCGGCCGGGCGGGGCCGGGTGGTCTATGCTGACTACCGGTACCGGAATGGGCGGTGGGTGCGGCTGAGCGACCTTCGCAACGAGCGGATGGACCAGTTGGCGGACGAGCTGGTCGAGAAGACTATCATTGCTGGAGAGTTGCCGGCGGACCTGGCGGCCAAACTGGAGGAATCTCCGCTCGTCATCGTGCCGCCTCCCGCGCTGCGGGTGCGGCGACCGGCGTACCTGGCGGAGGTTGCGCACCGGCGCTGGCTGGAGGGGGATACCGACCCATTGGAGACGCTTGAGCCGGTCTATGTGCACGGCAGCGCGAGCACGGCTGCGGCGCCCGAGCCGCGCGCGTCCACAGGGTGA